Proteins encoded together in one Micromonospora auratinigra window:
- a CDS encoding NAD(P)-dependent oxidoreductase — protein sequence MRVVVFGATGGTGQELVRQALDGGHRVTAVVREPGRLPVRHTDLTVVTAEVSDPAALEPVVRGHDAALSALGAPTNKQAGIASRATASMLAALRSAGVDRFLAVSAAPVGAMPDDEPVLSRAVIIPLVRRVFRDIYLDLAKMEDLIHAEDLAWTVLRPPRLLDRPRSGRYRQVIGANVPGGSTIGRADLAHAMLDMIPDAATIRQVVGVAY from the coding sequence ATGCGCGTTGTTGTCTTCGGCGCCACCGGTGGAACCGGCCAGGAGCTGGTCCGTCAGGCGCTTGACGGCGGCCACCGGGTGACCGCCGTGGTGCGTGAGCCGGGCCGGCTGCCGGTGCGGCACACCGACCTCACGGTCGTCACAGCGGAGGTCAGTGACCCCGCAGCGCTCGAACCCGTCGTACGGGGACACGATGCCGCATTGTCCGCCCTCGGGGCGCCCACCAACAAGCAGGCGGGAATCGCCTCGCGGGCCACCGCGTCAATGTTGGCCGCCCTGCGGAGCGCCGGTGTCGACCGGTTTCTGGCGGTCAGCGCGGCACCCGTCGGTGCGATGCCGGACGACGAGCCGGTCCTGTCGCGCGCGGTCATCATCCCGCTGGTGCGGCGGGTGTTCCGGGACATCTACCTCGATCTGGCGAAGATGGAGGACCTGATTCACGCGGAGGATCTGGCGTGGACGGTGCTGCGGCCGCCGCGGCTGCTCGACCGCCCCCGGTCCGGCAGGTACCGGCAGGTGATCGGAGCGAACGTGCCGGGCGGGTCGACGATCGGCCGGGCCGACCTGGCCCACGCCATGCTGGACATGATCCCTGACGCCGCCACGATCCGGCAGGTGGTCGGAGTCGCGTACTGA
- a CDS encoding glycosyltransferase family 39 protein, producing MKDADTIVLPRLASTEVDVEDPWGEDHAMVAPATTDTGRWRVAAWLVPALVTAVLCLLRAGAAAPPGGDTPGLAGSSLLRWWAEVLGTPGPAVRVVSTVAVTAAAALVGLLAARLFTPRVGLLAGVIFALLPTSTRYAQEVQPYALTVFAAVLATLLLVRAVDRPTVGRFAGYGAAVLLLGLSHGLALLLLAGHGWSVVVFRRGVVGRWSAVAILGALPAAVALGLDGGVVGGGIGRGSEPTLDVLAATPRNLFGVTALGIGLAGLALFSLPLRRSAALYTAWAVVPPLGLLLVAQAAPVWVPEVLLFTLPAWATLGAVALARVRARWCAVALVAVAVLGAPAQLARSTPGGHERATGYLTRVVHLWTRPADGATAREAHPAGG from the coding sequence ATGAAGGACGCGGACACCATAGTCCTGCCCCGACTGGCGTCGACGGAGGTCGACGTGGAGGACCCCTGGGGTGAGGACCACGCGATGGTCGCCCCGGCGACGACCGACACCGGCCGGTGGCGGGTCGCCGCCTGGCTGGTGCCGGCACTGGTGACGGCCGTGCTCTGCCTCCTGCGGGCCGGCGCGGCCGCTCCGCCGGGCGGCGACACCCCGGGCCTCGCCGGTTCGTCGCTGCTGCGCTGGTGGGCGGAGGTGCTCGGCACGCCCGGCCCGGCGGTACGGGTGGTGTCGACGGTGGCCGTCACCGCCGCCGCGGCCCTCGTCGGGCTCCTGGCGGCCCGACTCTTCACGCCGCGGGTGGGCCTGCTGGCCGGCGTGATCTTCGCGCTGCTGCCGACGTCGACCCGGTATGCGCAGGAGGTCCAGCCGTACGCGCTGACGGTGTTCGCTGCCGTGCTCGCCACGCTGCTGCTCGTGCGGGCGGTCGACCGGCCGACCGTCGGACGCTTCGCCGGCTACGGCGCCGCGGTGCTGCTGCTCGGCCTCTCGCACGGTCTCGCGCTGCTGTTGCTCGCCGGGCACGGCTGGTCGGTTGTCGTCTTCCGACGCGGGGTGGTCGGCCGGTGGTCGGCTGTCGCGATCCTCGGCGCGCTCCCCGCGGCTGTCGCGCTGGGGCTCGACGGTGGCGTGGTCGGCGGCGGGATCGGGCGGGGGTCGGAGCCCACTCTGGACGTGCTGGCCGCGACGCCCCGTAACCTCTTCGGCGTCACCGCCCTCGGGATCGGGCTGGCCGGGTTGGCGCTGTTCAGCCTGCCGCTGCGACGCTCCGCGGCCCTCTACACCGCCTGGGCGGTGGTGCCGCCGCTGGGCCTGCTGCTGGTCGCGCAGGCGGCGCCGGTCTGGGTGCCGGAGGTGCTGCTCTTCACGCTGCCCGCGTGGGCCACCCTCGGCGCGGTCGCGCTGGCGCGGGTGCGCGCCCGGTGGTGCGCGGTTGCCCTGGTGGCGGTCGCGGTCCTCGGCGCCCCGGCGCAGCTGGCCCGGTCCACGCCCGGGGGGCACGAGCGGGCGACCGGCTATCTCACGAGGGTCGTTCACTTGTGGACGCGACCCGCCGACGGTGCGACGGCACGCGAGGCGCATCCCGCCGGTGGCTGA